One genomic segment of Candidatus Margulisiibacteriota bacterium includes these proteins:
- a CDS encoding NAD(P)H-dependent glycerol-3-phosphate dehydrogenase, giving the protein MSRVAVIGAGAWGTTLAILLAENKHAVTLWAYERDLVPEMAQRRENVRFLPGFPLSPNITITAEAKDAAAAAECLLFVVPTQFLRATACRFTATVRPEALIISAGKGIEDKTLQLPLQILAETLPGREACCLSGPNLSAEIARGLPAAAVVAARDEVAAKKAQGLLLMDRFRVYTNDDPTGVQLGGALKNVIAIAAGVADGLGLGDNAKAALMVRGSAEITRLGAALGAKKETFAGLSGVGDLIVTCSSRLSRNHQVGEQLAKGIKLKAIQAGMKEVAEGVPTALAARALGEKHQIDLPITTEVCRLLYEDKEPLRAMNDLLTRLATSE; this is encoded by the coding sequence ATGAGCCGGGTCGCGGTCATCGGCGCTGGCGCCTGGGGGACGACGCTCGCGATCCTCCTGGCGGAGAACAAACACGCTGTTACCCTCTGGGCCTACGAGCGCGACCTTGTCCCGGAAATGGCGCAGCGGCGTGAGAACGTCCGTTTCCTCCCCGGCTTTCCACTGTCGCCGAATATCACTATTACCGCCGAAGCGAAAGATGCCGCCGCCGCCGCCGAGTGCCTCCTTTTTGTCGTCCCGACCCAGTTCCTTCGGGCGACAGCGTGCCGCTTTACCGCCACGGTCCGCCCCGAGGCCTTGATCATTTCCGCCGGCAAGGGGATCGAAGATAAGACTTTGCAGCTGCCGCTCCAGATCCTGGCGGAAACTTTGCCAGGGAGGGAGGCGTGTTGTTTATCGGGCCCGAACCTCTCGGCCGAGATCGCCCGCGGCCTACCGGCAGCGGCGGTCGTGGCAGCCAGGGACGAAGTGGCGGCTAAAAAAGCCCAGGGACTACTGCTCATGGATCGTTTCCGCGTTTATACCAATGACGACCCGACCGGGGTCCAGCTGGGTGGCGCGCTCAAAAATGTGATCGCCATTGCGGCGGGGGTGGCCGATGGTTTAGGGTTGGGGGACAATGCCAAGGCTGCCCTGATGGTCAGGGGGAGCGCCGAGATCACCCGCCTGGGGGCCGCCCTGGGGGCAAAAAAAGAGACCTTTGCCGGCTTATCCGGAGTGGGCGACCTGATCGTGACCTGCTCCAGCCGCCTGTCGCGCAATCATCAGGTTGGAGAACAACTGGCCAAAGGGATAAAGCTTAAGGCGATCCAGGCCGGGATGAAAGAAGTGGCCGAAGGGGTGCCGACCGCCCTGGCGGCCAGGGCGCTGGGAGAGAAACATCAAATCGACCTGCCGATCACGACCGAGGTTTGCCGGCTCCTTTATGAAGATAAAGAGCCGCTTCGCGCCATGAACGATCTGTTGACCCGCCTCGCCACTAGTGAATAA